The following are encoded in a window of Haloferax sp. Atlit-12N genomic DNA:
- a CDS encoding helicase HerA domain-containing protein — MSDEQLPLDAGGEVSLPVVDVLTGRGFITGKSGSGKSNTASVIIEELLDRGFPVLIVDTDGEYWGLKEEFELLHVGADEECDLQVGPEHADKIAELALEDSVPIILDVSGYLDDADASELVRETASTLFTKEKKLRRPFLLLVEEVHEYIPEGGGLDETGKMLIKIGKRGRKHGLGLCGISQRPADVKKDFITQCDWLMWHRLTWENDTKVVRRVVGSSYADSIQDLNDGEAFLQADFLEADVQTVQVRRKRTYDAGATPDLEEFERPELMSVSGDLVEELQEISEQEERRQDRISKLEAQVESLQDEKAALEEELQNARDMRDMASQFADAMQATGNGGVASEKVEDLVEERNRLEGQLEEREERINELEAEAQQLRRELDSRPEIGERAVEAVDVLADEFGVGDADTETLRRKLKHARERIEDLESQQPTPDDLDSDPLENRKVKTVMNDVRSRLNDLDEKKQQMLRYFIVSGPASQEDAYKYAGGSPTSSTKSKKTRDLIEAGFVKKVGRGEYVFGLRDHLCDRLNGFSEAEVDRVYGELESEIYEEVIDS, encoded by the coding sequence ATGAGTGATGAACAACTTCCACTCGACGCCGGCGGCGAAGTCTCGCTGCCCGTCGTCGACGTCCTAACTGGCCGTGGGTTCATCACGGGGAAGTCCGGCTCAGGTAAGTCGAACACGGCGTCGGTCATCATCGAAGAACTGCTCGACCGGGGGTTCCCGGTCTTGATCGTCGACACCGACGGCGAGTACTGGGGCCTGAAAGAGGAATTCGAACTGCTCCACGTGGGCGCTGACGAAGAGTGCGACCTGCAGGTCGGGCCCGAGCACGCCGACAAGATCGCGGAACTCGCCCTCGAGGACAGCGTGCCTATCATCCTCGACGTCTCGGGCTACCTCGACGATGCCGACGCGTCGGAACTCGTCCGCGAAACTGCTTCGACGCTGTTCACGAAAGAGAAGAAGCTCCGCCGGCCGTTCCTGCTGCTCGTCGAGGAGGTTCACGAGTACATCCCCGAAGGCGGCGGCCTCGACGAGACGGGGAAAATGCTCATCAAAATCGGGAAGCGTGGCCGGAAACACGGCCTCGGGCTCTGTGGTATCTCCCAGCGCCCTGCGGACGTCAAGAAAGACTTCATCACCCAGTGTGACTGGCTGATGTGGCACCGCCTCACCTGGGAAAACGACACCAAGGTCGTCCGCCGTGTCGTCGGGTCGAGCTACGCCGATTCGATTCAGGACCTCAACGACGGCGAGGCGTTCCTCCAGGCGGACTTCCTCGAAGCCGACGTCCAGACCGTTCAGGTCAGACGCAAGCGCACGTACGACGCCGGCGCGACGCCAGACCTCGAAGAGTTCGAGCGCCCCGAGTTGATGAGCGTCTCGGGCGACCTCGTCGAGGAACTCCAGGAGATCTCCGAGCAAGAGGAACGTCGCCAGGACCGAATCTCGAAGTTGGAGGCGCAGGTCGAGTCGCTGCAGGACGAGAAGGCGGCGCTCGAAGAGGAGCTGCAGAACGCGCGGGACATGCGCGACATGGCGAGTCAGTTCGCTGACGCCATGCAGGCGACCGGTAACGGTGGCGTGGCGTCCGAGAAAGTTGAGGACCTCGTCGAAGAGCGCAACCGCCTAGAAGGCCAGCTGGAAGAGCGCGAAGAACGCATCAACGAACTGGAGGCCGAAGCGCAGCAACTCCGTCGGGAACTTGATTCCCGTCCGGAGATCGGAGAGCGCGCGGTCGAGGCTGTCGATGTGTTGGCCGACGAGTTCGGCGTCGGTGATGCGGACACCGAAACCCTCCGCCGGAAGCTCAAGCACGCCCGTGAGCGCATCGAAGACTTGGAGTCTCAACAGCCGACTCCGGATGACCTCGACAGCGACCCGCTGGAGAACCGAAAGGTCAAGACGGTGATGAATGACGTGCGGTCGCGCCTCAACGACCTCGACGAGAAGAAACAGCAGATGCTTCGGTACTTCATCGTGTCAGGGCCCGCATCGCAAGAAGACGCGTACAAGTACGCTGGTGGGAGCCCGACCAGCAGCACGAAGTCGAAGAAGACGCGGGACCTCATCGAGGCCGGCTTCGTGAAAAAGGTTGGTCGCGGAGAGTACGTGTTCGGTCTCCGAGACCATCTCTGTGACCGGCTAAACGGCTTTTCAGAAGCAGAGGTAGACCGCGTCTACGGTGAACTGGAGTCCGAGATCTACGAGGAGGTGATTGACTCGTGA
- a CDS encoding winged helix-turn-helix domain-containing protein has translation MSSAMANNDINRSFDPSDGEDQVLDVFKRGRENGDPWGRANPRYIIDETGISKSNVEYHIRRLRDAGWIRKVARGLYEFVEDPREEETDDDSTTTPTT, from the coding sequence ATGAGTAGCGCGATGGCGAATAACGATATCAATCGAAGCTTCGACCCCAGCGATGGGGAAGACCAGGTGCTGGATGTCTTCAAACGTGGCCGTGAGAACGGCGACCCGTGGGGGCGCGCTAACCCGCGGTACATCATTGACGAGACTGGCATCTCGAAGTCGAACGTCGAGTACCACATCCGGCGTCTGAGAGATGCCGGATGGATTCGCAAGGTGGCTCGCGGACTCTACGAGTTCGTTGAGGACCCGCGCGAGGAGGAAACAGATGACGACTCGACAACAACACCCACAACCTAA
- a CDS encoding PhiH1 repressor, with protein MYNGCYPENNIVDLLGKSIFQFDGNITTTVNEHCMRKRGEWMSRVDDRILEAIRQDGNLTPLAVSREGLVPRVDIGRKYAGVRCRKLTEYGLLNRVDKGLYGITELGEQFLDEELDTETLEKKEIEFSD; from the coding sequence ATGTATAACGGGTGTTACCCAGAGAATAATATTGTAGACCTGTTGGGTAAGAGTATATTCCAGTTCGATGGGAATATCACAACGACAGTCAATGAACACTGCATGCGCAAGCGGGGAGAGTGGATGAGCCGAGTTGACGACCGCATCCTCGAAGCGATTCGTCAGGATGGAAACCTGACTCCACTGGCGGTCTCTCGTGAAGGCCTTGTCCCCCGCGTTGATATCGGCCGTAAATATGCCGGCGTCCGCTGCAGGAAGCTGACCGAATATGGTCTGCTTAACCGCGTCGACAAGGGCCTCTATGGAATCACCGAACTCGGCGAGCAGTTCCTCGACGAGGAACTCGACACGGAGACACTCGAGAAGAAAGAGATCGAATTTTCTGACTGA
- a CDS encoding PadR family transcriptional regulator, with translation MSTKDDSPDKSTGTNRSTARRNTTAAADLTAFQNNILVILAEEPMYGLAIKRELETYYGEDVNHGRLYPNLDDLVERGFVKKSELDKRTNQYELTDDGLQVVFGHLDWAFSKLVTDDERAETVTDLIDSNTGRALATDGGEC, from the coding sequence ATGTCTACAAAAGACGATTCGCCGGATAAATCAACCGGCACGAACCGGAGTACTGCACGCCGAAACACGACCGCCGCCGCGGACCTCACCGCGTTCCAGAACAACATCCTCGTCATTCTGGCCGAAGAGCCCATGTACGGGCTCGCCATCAAGCGTGAGCTGGAGACGTACTACGGCGAGGACGTCAACCACGGCCGGCTCTACCCCAACCTCGACGACCTCGTCGAACGGGGCTTCGTAAAAAAGAGCGAACTCGACAAGCGGACCAACCAGTACGAGCTGACCGACGACGGCCTCCAGGTCGTTTTCGGACACCTCGACTGGGCGTTCTCGAAGCTCGTCACCGACGACGAGCGCGCCGAGACCGTCACCGACCTCATCGACTCGAACACTGGCCGGGCGCTCGCGACCGACGGGGGCGAGTGCTGA